GATGCGCAGGACCCCGGTCACCGTGCCCTGGAGGTAGGCGCCGTCCCGGGTGATCGTGCCCGCCATCTGCAGGCTGTCGTAGAGCGAACCCACCCCGGTCCTCACCGAGCGGACGACCTGTCCGCTGTCCGGGTCGATCTGCGCATAGCGGTACGGGTCGAGCAGACTCGTGCCCTCGGTCCCAGGGATCAGCGGGTCACGCACCACGGTGTGGAGCAGCCCGTCGGCCGTCGACAGCTTCGGTACGGCGGCCGACCGCACCGTGTTGTCCCATACGAGGTCGCAGCCCGTACCGCCCGGCCGTACGTCCACCCGGGACAGGCCGCCCGTGAAGCCGGCGGACGCGGGCACGGCCGGACCCGCCCCCTCGGGCACAGCGGGGTACGGATAGCCGTACGTACCCGCCACGAAGACGCTGCGCCCGGCGCCCACCGGAGAGTTCTCACTGGCGGGACCGTCCGCCGCCCGGAGCACCGGCACGGAGCAGACGTCCGAACCGTCCCCCGTGCGGTAGACCTTCAGGTTCGCGGCCGTGTCGGCGTTGTCGACGATCGTCACGTACTCCGTCCCGGTGCCCGGCCCGAAGAACGTGGGGGTCGATCCGCTGCCCCAGCTCAGCAGGCCCGGCTTGCGGGCGGAGCCCCGGTCGTATTCCTTGCGCCAGACGGTCCTCGGGGCACCGGTGCCGTCCGCGGTCAGCAGATAGGTGGCATGGGTGGTGGTGACCGCGGTGCCCTCGGGGGCCGTGGAGATGCTGTTGGCGACCCGCTCACCCGCGGGCAGGGACAGGGCCCGGACGGTGCCAGTGGCGTCGTCCGCCGTGCCGACGATCCCGCCGCCGGTGGCGAACCACACCCGGCCCGACCAGTCCGGCGCCAGCCCGGTCACCGCGTCGCCCTCGGGTATGACGGAGGCCAGCGACAGGCGCCGGTCGACGGTCAGCCGCCAGTCTCCCGCGGCGTCCCGGTGATGGCCGACGCGCAGCAGGCTGCGGCTCCCGTCCGCGACGACCAGCCGGTCCAGGTGATCGATGTAGGCGTACACACCGCCCAGCAGCGACCCCTTGGTCAGTTGCAGCGAGGCCAGGGAGGAGCCGTCTCCCGGATCCAGCAGATGGACCGTCGGCACCTGGCCGAAGATCGGTGTGCACAGGGCCACCGGATAACCGTCGAAGCCGGCCAGCACGGTGGGGCACGCCGAAGCGAGCGCGGTGCGTGAGGACTTCAGGGTCCCCGCGCCGGGCCCGGCCAGTGGTGTGGTGTCCGAGGACCCGGTGTCCCCGTGCATGGTGGCGGTGCCGTCGGGCCCCGCGTAGGGGTTGTGGGGCGGCGTCGGACCGAAGGAGGCGGCGGAACCGGCCGGGGCCGGGGAGACGGCCGAGGCAGGAGTGGCGAAGCCGAGGAGGAACGCTGCCAGCAGGGCACCGGCCGCCTGGCGGCGGGCGGTCCTGCGGGAGCCGGGGGAGTGGGACACGGCGGGACGGGTCCTTTCGGAGAAGGATGAAGAAGGGAGGAAGAAGGGAGAACGGGAGGAGGAGGGAAAGGGGAGGGGAACGGCGCGGTGCGGACGTACGGACCGGATGCCTCCGCTCCCGCCCGGTGACGGCAGCGGAGGCACACAGCGCGGAGAACACCGACGGACGCGGACAGCACGGAGAACGCCGGACGGACGCGGGCAGCGCGAAGGAACCGGACGGACGAGCGGGAGCGAGCCGTCCGCGGACGGCACCCGCCGGCACCAGAACCCCGCCGGGACGGGATCACAGGTGACGGAGCATCAGCCGGTGCTTCAGGGCCGGGCGCCGGCGAACCGCCGGACGCGGGCCCGTGCGGAGCCGGGGGAGAGGGAAGGAGACGCCCTCACCGCCCGCGGGCCGTCAGCGGCCGCGGAGACAGAGCGCGCCGGCGGTACGCGCGAGATCGACATGGCGTCGTCGCGTGAGACCCGGGCAGCACTTCATGCGGGTGATCCAAGCAGCACCGGCGGCACCCGGTCAAGAGCCCGCCGCTTCCAACCGGGAAGACACCCGTCGCCGCCCCGGTGCACCTCGGCCGTCCCACCCCTCCCCGGGCCGGACGAGGGCATCTCCCGGCAGACCCGGGAGGATTCGGGGTTGCCGGGACACCCCGCACACCCTGCGGGCAGCGGTCCGTGACCGGCTGGTGGAGCGGAGGATGCCGCTCCACCAGCTCCACCAGGCGGCGGACGCCCTCGGGTTCGTCACCACTGCGGACCAGCCCCCACTACGGATACGGGACCGGCTCCCCGCGCTCCGCCGCGAAGTCGAAGCGGAACGCCCGGCCGGGCACCGCGCGCCTCGCGGTGGCGATGCGCCACCGGTACGCCCTCCACGCCCACCGGACCAGGACCGCACCGGTGGGCGTAGGTGATGCCGTTCATCCCCCACCCCAGGGCGATCACCGTGTCCGGGAGCCCCGGCAGGACCAGACGTTCGGCCGGCACACGGAAGTGCTCATCCGACTCCCCGTCCAACTCCCAGTCCGAGCCCGCCCGAAGCAGCGTCCGCACTTACCCGTCCGGAAGGCGCCCCTCGCTCCGCTCCGGCATCGGGGTGCCCGGCACGGACATCCGGTCCCGGCGGCCTTGCGCCAGGCCGCCCACGCACCGGGGAACCCGGGGCGCCCCTCGATGCTGTCCCACAGGCCGCCGGGCAGACGCCTGCGCCCGGCCCGCAGCCGGGTCCCGCCGAGCTCGAACGGCAAACGGGTGGCGGCTGAACGCATGAAATCCGCAGGGCGCTCCGCGTGCGTCTCGTCCACCAGCCGGCGGGCGGTGGCGGCGATACCCTCCCCGGCCGCCGCGAGCAGGCGCGGGGCGAACGCACGCGAGACGGTCCTGCGCAGACCGGCGTGCTCGCCGCCGTCCATGCGCACCGTGGAACTGCCGGACACGACCCCGGCCCAGCACGCAGGCTCCGGGGTGGTGACCCCCGGAGCGCTCCCGAAGACCTGCGGCAGACGGCTCGCCGCCTTCACGTCCCGTGCCTCACCAGGGCGTGGAAAGGCGGCTGCGATCCCGTGCGGGGCATGGACCGGACCGGTGCGACCAGCTGCCGGAGACGCGCGAACGCGGCGAGCCGCTTTGCCCGCGGCAGCCGCCGGAACGAGGGGCCGGCCAGATCGGCGTGCCCGTCCGGACCGTCGCGGCCCGCGGGCCCGGTGCCGTCCCCCCGGCCGGCGGATCCGGCACCCCGGACCTCGTCCCCGGTCACCCGCGACGGCGTGTTCATGCACAGCCTCCGGACGTACGGACCGCCATGCTGGTCCCGGACGGACCGCCGGCACGGCCGTGCCGGTCCGCGGATTCCCACGGCCGTGTGACGTACACCGGGAAGAGAACCGTTCGCCCGCCCTCTCGTTGCCCACACGAGAGCGATCACTTGCGCGAGAGCGATCACCCACACGAGAGCGGACGAGAGACAGGGACACCACTCATGGACCCGACCACCCCCACGACCACCGCCGGCCCCGCCGGTACGCCCCCCTCCGCACGCCGGCCGGGCCGCCGTGCCGCACTGCGCACCGTCTTCACCGCGGCCGCCGTCGCCGGAACGGCGGGCGCGCTGGCTCCCGTCCTGTTCAAGGGGACCGGAACCCCGCCCGGCGGGGACCGGCGCCAGCAGGCACCCGAACGGTTCTCGGAGCGCTACCGGGGCCGCGAGATCAAAGGCACCCTCACGGCCGTGGTCCCGGCCGGCGGCCCGGCGCGGCCGGACACGGCGGCGGCAGCCCTCGCCATGGACGCCGCCGACGTGACGATCGACGGACGGCCGCTGCACCTGATGCGGCGCGCCGACGGGAGCTACCTCAGCGCGGTCAACCACTACGAGTCGTTCCCGACGCCGCTCGAAGCGGCCCGTGCCGCGGTCGACGAACTCGGTGAAGCCCGGCTGTCCGCCACCTCCCCGCACACCATCTGAGCCCCTCATCTGAGCCGAAGGACGAGCACGGGTGTACAGCCGCAAGAACCAACGCGACCTCACACGCACGGAGAAGAAGCGCCTGGTCACAGCCATCCTGGAACTCAAGCGCACCGGACGGTACGACGAATTCGTCACCATGCACCGGGAGTTCTACGTCACCGACGCCGACAGGCGGCCCCGGGCCGCCCATATGACCCCGTCCTTCTTCCCCTGGCACCGCAGATACCTGCTGGAGTTCGAGAAGGCCCTCCAGGAGGTCGACTCCGGGGTGTCGGTCCCGTACTGGGACTGGACCCGGGACAACACCCCGGCCGCTTCCCTGTGGGCGGAGGACTTCCTCGGCGGGAACGGCAGACGGGGGGACCGGCAGGTCATGACCGGGGCGTTCGCGTACCGCGAGGGGAACTGGAGCATCAGGGCCGCGATCACCGACGACCCCTTCCTGCGGCGCGACTTCGGCCGCCCCTCCGCCCCCGTGACCCTGCCCTCCGCGGCCGACGTCGACCGCGCCCTGGCCGACCCCGTCTACGACACCGACCCCTGGAACAGCGTCACCCCCACCGGCTTCCGCAACCGGATCGAGGGCTGGGGCATCCGGGGTGTCCGGGGCGTGACCAACCACAACCGGGTCCACCGCTGGGTGGGCGGCTCCATGGCGGGCGCCGCTTCGCCCGACGACCCGGTCTTCTGGCTGCACCACGCGTACGTGGACCTGCTCTGGGACCGCTGGCAGCGGGCGCATCCCGGCTCCGGATACCTGCCGGCCCGTCCGCCCGCCGCCGGGGACCCGCAGCGAGGCCGTGTCTTCGCCCTTGACGACCCCATGCCCCCCTGGGACGTGAAACCCTCCCAACTCCTCGACCACAGCGGCCTCTACCGGTACGTCTGAGGACCGGAGCCAGGACCGTGGCCGGCCGGGAACGGGCCGGGCCCCCCTTCCCGCCGCAACGGGAAGAGGGGCCCGGGACCATCCGGTACGGACTCAGTAGCCGTAGCCGTAATCGCCCTCGTGGTGGGAGTCGCTGCCCGACACGTTCGCGCAGGCGTTACCGAAAGCCGGGTTCAGCAGGGCGATGACGTCGACGGTGTTGCCGCAGACGTTGATCGGCACGTGCACCGGCACCTGGACGGCGTTGCCCGACAGGACGCCGGGGGAGTGGGCGGCAAGGGCCTCGGCCCCGGCGTCGGCGGACGCGAAACCGGCGCCGCCGACGATGAGGGCCCCCGTACCCGCCACGACAGCGGCTGCCTTCGAGATGCGCGACATCAGTGTTCTCCTTGAAAGGTCGAAAGCCGGGCGCAGAACGTGCACCGGCATGCACTGACAACGCGGGAATCGACAGACGGTAACGGATCAGATCAAAAGTCGTAACCGGGATCTCCCTCAGCCCCGGCCCCTCCCTCTCCGTCCGCGTACTCGCCGCCTCCGCGTCACCGCCCGCGCGTACCGTTCCGGCGAGGGCGGGCGCGCGGGCAGGGGGGTGACGCGGGACCATCGGACGGCTCCCGGCCGGGCACGCCCGTACCTGTGACGCCGTGCGTACCCCGCGGTGCAGCATGACGGCGGTGCCGTGCACCCCGCGCCGCGGCTCGGCGGCCGTGCCGGGACGGCCGGGCGACGCCGGGCGAAACGCCCGCGGGCACCGGGGAGTCGCACGGGGCCGGTGCCCTGTCCCGCCCGGCTGCCGGACGGCGCGCGGCCCCCGGCCCCCGAGGCCCGGTCCGGAACCGGCCGACTCCGGGGAAACCGCCGGACTCCGGGCCGCGTCACGTGTGTACTGCGGGAGGCGGTCCCGCTGCCTGTGCGGTCGGAGGGCCCCCATCGGGTACAACTCGTGATGACCGTCAGCCCCGTGGCGGTCCGCGGAGCCGGACCGGCCGACGACGACACAAGGAGAAGCGATGGTTCACGAACGGGCCGGACAGCCGGCACAGCCCGGAGACCTGGTGGACGTGGCGCGTCTGGTGACGGCCTACTACTCCGTCCGCCCCGACCCGGCCGACCCGGCCCAGCGGGTCGCCTTCGGCACCTCCGGGCACCGCGGCTCCGCCCTCGCCGCGGCCTTCAACGAGGACCACATCGCCGCCACCACCCAGGCCATCTGCGATTACCGCAGCCGGCAGGGCACCGACGGGCCCCTCTTCCTCGGCGCCGACACCCACGCGCTGTCCGAGCCCGCCCGGGTCACCGCGCTGGAGGTGCTCGCCGCCAACGGGGCCACCGTCCTCATCGACTCCGGCGACGGATACACCCCCACCCCGGCCGTCTCGCACGCGATCCTGACCCACAACAGGGACCGCGAACAGCACCTCGCCGACGGCATCGTGGTCACGCCCTCCCACAACCCGCCCGCCGACGGCGGCTTCAAGTACAACCCCCCGCACGGCGGCCCGGCCGGCTCGGACGCCACCTCCTGGATCCAGGACCGCGCCAACGCCCTGATCGAGGGCGGCCTCAAGGAGGTCCGCCGCATCCCCTTCGCCCGGGCCCTGGCCGCGGACACCACCGGGCGGTACGACTTCCTCACCGCCTACGTCGACGACCTCCCCGCCGTCCTCGACCTGGACGCCGTGCGCGACGCGGGAATCAGGATCGGAGCGGACCCGCTCGGCGGCGCGTCCGTCGCCTACTGGGGCCGGATCGCCGAACGCCACCGCCTCGACCTGACGGTGGTCAACCCGCTCGCCGACCCGACCTGGCGTTTCATGACGCTGGACTGGGACGGGAAGATCCGGATGGACTGCTCCTCGCCGTACGCCATGGCCTCGCTGATCGAGCAGCGCGACGCCTACACGCTCGCCACCGGCAACGACGCCGACGCGGACCGGCACGGCATCGTCACCCCCGACGGCGGGCTGATGAACCCCAACCACTACCTGGCCGTCGCGATCCGCTACCTCTGCTCCCACCGTGCCGACTGGCCGGCCGGCGCCGGGATCGGCAAGACCCTGGTCTCCTCGTCCATGATCGACCGGGTCGCCGCGGACCTCGGCCGCCCCCTGGTCGAAGTCCCCGTCGGGTTCAAGTGGTTCGTCGACGGGCTCTTCGGCGGCACCCTGGGCTTCGGCGGCGAGGAATCCGCCGGGGCCTCCTTCCTGCGCCGCGACGGCCGGGTGTGGACCACCGAAAAGGACGGCATCCTCCTCGCCCTGCTGGCCTCGGAGATCACCGCCGTCACCGGCTCCACGCCCTCCCAGCACTACCGTGAACTCACCGACCGCTTCGGCGACCCCGCCTACGCCCGCGTGGACGCACCCGCCACCCGCGAGGAGAAGGCGGTGCTGGCCGCGCTCTCCCCCGAACAGGTCACCGCCGGGACCCTGGCCGGCGAGCCCGTCACCGCGGTGCTCACCGCGGCCCCCGGCAACGGCGCGGCCATCGGCGGCCTCAAGGTCTGCACCGACAGCGCCTGGTTCGCGGCCCGCCCCTCCGGCACCGAGGACGTGTACAAGGTGTACGCGGAGAGCTTCCAGGGCCCCGGACATCTGTCGGAGGTCCAGGACGAGGCCCGCGCCCTGGTCTCCGACGCACTGGGCAGGAGCTCCTGACGGAAGGGGAGTCCGGCCCGGTGCCGCGCGTCCACACCTCGGGCGACGGGCACTGGGCCGGGCCCGTCGCCCGAGGCGGCGCCGCGACCGTCCTCCACCGGACCGCCGGCCGGCGGAGGACGGAGGGCGGCCGCGGCAGCGGAAGCACCGGCGCCCCGGGAAGAAGGCGGATACAGGTGTCGCCGTGAAACACCACGCCCCCCGGACACGGAAAAGGAACGGTTCCCGGACAAGCGCGATCAGCCGAACGGGGGATGGAGGGAAATATTTGTCCGCGCCGCCAATTTCCCTGGTATGTCATCCCCTGCCCGACGTTATGCTGCCGCCGATCCAGCACCGCCACCGAAGGGACGCGCCGTGCCCGTGGGACCCGTGGAATACCTCGTCGTCACCTTTCCGGGCAGCCGGTTCGCCGACGCGATCGCACCCGTCCTGGCGGACGCGGTCAGCTCCGAGGCCGTACGGATCCTGGACCTGACGTTCGCCCGTACGGCCCAGGACGGCGCGCTGGAGCACGTCGGGCTGAGCGAGCTCGACCCCGAAGGGGCGGTCGCCTTCGAGAAGCCCGCCGACAGCGGGGTGAGGGCGCCCGACCTCACCCGCACCGGCGCCCTGGCCGGCCTGCCGGCCGGGAGCTGTGCCGCGCTGATCCTCTGGGAGGACCTCTGGTCCGTGCCCCTGACCCACGCCGTACGGGCGGCGGGCGGGCGGCTCGTCGCCCACGAACGCGTCCCGGTGGACGGCGAGGACGACGTCATCACCCTCCTCGAACGGCTCGCCGCACTCCGCGAGAAGGGCGAACTCACCGACGCCGAGTTCGCGGCGCAGAAGACCAGGATCCTCGCCGACTGACCACCGGGCCGCGGCGGGCTTCCTTTTGTCGATTCCGGCGGGCCGTGCGACGTTGTTCCTGACCTGTGCAGGCCGTCGGGAAAGAGGCAGTTCATCGTGCAGACCGCCCGGGCCGTGCCGGCCTCCACCGTCGTCAATCTGCGCGATCTGGGCGGCATCGCCCTGGGGCGTGACCGCCGTCTGCGGCAGGGGATCCTGCTGCGCTCGGGGCAGTTGAGCGACTTCGACGCGGAACACGACATCGCGGTGGCCGCGCTCGGCATCCGTACCGTCGTCGACCTGCGCACCGCCGACGAACGGCAGTGGGCCCCGGACAGACTGCCGCCCGGCGCACGGCTCTTCGTCGCCGATGTGCTCGGCGACCACCCCGGAGTGACCCAGGGCAGACTCCGGGCGCTGCTCAGCGACCCGGCGGCGGCTTTCGACGCGCTCGGCGGCGGCAAGGCGGAAGGGCTGTTCGCCCAGGTCTACCGCAAGATGGTCCTGGCCCCGGGGGCGGCCGCGGCCTACCGGGCCTTCCTGGAGACGGCGGCCGACCCCGGGGCCAGGCCCCTGCTCTTCCACTGCGCGACCGGCAAGGACCGCACGGGATGGGCGACGGCCCTGCTGCTGCTGACGGCGGGCGCCTCGCGCGAGGTCGTGCGGGCCGAGTTCCTCGCCGTGAACCGGGCGGCCCGCCGGGCCTTCGGACGGGAGGTCCACCGCTACCTCGAAGGGGGCGGGGACCCGGACATCGCGGCCGCGATCACCGAGGTCCGCCCCCGGTACCTCGACGCGGCCCTGGACGCGATGGACGAGCGCTGGGGCGGACTCGAAGGCTATCTGCACAAGGCGCTCAGGGTGCCCCAGGCCGTGGTGGACCGGCTGCGCGCGGACCTGGTGATCACCGCCTGAACCCCGGCGCGGAACCGCCGCCCCGTATCGTGGACGGCGCCGCGCGGCCACCCGGGCCGCCAGCTCCGAAAGGGGTGCACGGTGACCGAACGCAAACCCGCCGGTGTCAGCTTCGACTCCTGGGTGGACCGGCAGATCCACGAGGCGGAGCAGCGAGGGGACTTCTCCCGGCTCCCGGGGTTCGGCAAGCCGCTCCCCGGCCTCGATCGGCCGTACGACGAGGACTGGTGGATCAAGGCCAAGATGCAGCGGGAGGGCGTCTCGGTGCTCCCGCCGTCGCTGGTGCTGCGCAAGGAGGCCGAGGACGCCCGGGAGGACGCCGTGGGAGCGGCGTCGGAGGCCGAGGCACGCAGCATCCTGACCGAGGTGAACGAGAGGATCCGGGCGGCGCTGCGCAGACCGCCTCAGGGCCCGCCCCTGAAGCTCCGGCCGTTCGACGTGGAAGCGGTCCTGGCCGAACGCCGGACCCGGCGCGCCTGAACGGGGCCGGCACCCACCGGTCCGCCGGCCCCGGACATACGTAATACTCGGTGCATGAGAGCGAGCATTACGTCCCGGCGGTCTGCGGCGGGCCGCGGAATCCGCGTCCGGCGGGCCGTCGCGGGGGACGCCGGACGGCTC
This DNA window, taken from Streptomyces nitrosporeus, encodes the following:
- a CDS encoding DUF1992 domain-containing protein; this translates as MTERKPAGVSFDSWVDRQIHEAEQRGDFSRLPGFGKPLPGLDRPYDEDWWIKAKMQREGVSVLPPSLVLRKEAEDAREDAVGAASEAEARSILTEVNERIRAALRRPPQGPPLKLRPFDVEAVLAERRTRRA
- a CDS encoding chaplin → MSRISKAAAVVAGTGALIVGGAGFASADAGAEALAAHSPGVLSGNAVQVPVHVPINVCGNTVDVIALLNPAFGNACANVSGSDSHHEGDYGYGY
- the pgm gene encoding phosphoglucomutase (alpha-D-glucose-1,6-bisphosphate-dependent) codes for the protein MVHERAGQPAQPGDLVDVARLVTAYYSVRPDPADPAQRVAFGTSGHRGSALAAAFNEDHIAATTQAICDYRSRQGTDGPLFLGADTHALSEPARVTALEVLAANGATVLIDSGDGYTPTPAVSHAILTHNRDREQHLADGIVVTPSHNPPADGGFKYNPPHGGPAGSDATSWIQDRANALIEGGLKEVRRIPFARALAADTTGRYDFLTAYVDDLPAVLDLDAVRDAGIRIGADPLGGASVAYWGRIAERHRLDLTVVNPLADPTWRFMTLDWDGKIRMDCSSPYAMASLIEQRDAYTLATGNDADADRHGIVTPDGGLMNPNHYLAVAIRYLCSHRADWPAGAGIGKTLVSSSMIDRVAADLGRPLVEVPVGFKWFVDGLFGGTLGFGGEESAGASFLRRDGRVWTTEKDGILLALLASEITAVTGSTPSQHYRELTDRFGDPAYARVDAPATREEKAVLAALSPEQVTAGTLAGEPVTAVLTAAPGNGAAIGGLKVCTDSAWFAARPSGTEDVYKVYAESFQGPGHLSEVQDEARALVSDALGRSS
- a CDS encoding tyrosinase family protein, giving the protein MYSRKNQRDLTRTEKKRLVTAILELKRTGRYDEFVTMHREFYVTDADRRPRAAHMTPSFFPWHRRYLLEFEKALQEVDSGVSVPYWDWTRDNTPAASLWAEDFLGGNGRRGDRQVMTGAFAYREGNWSIRAAITDDPFLRRDFGRPSAPVTLPSAADVDRALADPVYDTDPWNSVTPTGFRNRIEGWGIRGVRGVTNHNRVHRWVGGSMAGAASPDDPVFWLHHAYVDLLWDRWQRAHPGSGYLPARPPAAGDPQRGRVFALDDPMPPWDVKPSQLLDHSGLYRYV
- a CDS encoding putative leader peptide — encoded protein: MKCCPGLTRRRHVDLARTAGALCLRGR
- a CDS encoding tyrosine-protein phosphatase, yielding MQTARAVPASTVVNLRDLGGIALGRDRRLRQGILLRSGQLSDFDAEHDIAVAALGIRTVVDLRTADERQWAPDRLPPGARLFVADVLGDHPGVTQGRLRALLSDPAAAFDALGGGKAEGLFAQVYRKMVLAPGAAAAYRAFLETAADPGARPLLFHCATGKDRTGWATALLLLTAGASREVVRAEFLAVNRAARRAFGREVHRYLEGGGDPDIAAAITEVRPRYLDAALDAMDERWGGLEGYLHKALRVPQAVVDRLRADLVITA
- a CDS encoding tyrosinase family oxidase copper chaperone translates to MDPTTPTTTAGPAGTPPSARRPGRRAALRTVFTAAAVAGTAGALAPVLFKGTGTPPGGDRRQQAPERFSERYRGREIKGTLTAVVPAGGPARPDTAAAALAMDAADVTIDGRPLHLMRRADGSYLSAVNHYESFPTPLEAARAAVDELGEARLSATSPHTI
- a CDS encoding SHOCT domain-containing protein: MPVGPVEYLVVTFPGSRFADAIAPVLADAVSSEAVRILDLTFARTAQDGALEHVGLSELDPEGAVAFEKPADSGVRAPDLTRTGALAGLPAGSCAALILWEDLWSVPLTHAVRAAGGRLVAHERVPVDGEDDVITLLERLAALREKGELTDAEFAAQKTRILAD